One genomic segment of Deltaproteobacteria bacterium includes these proteins:
- the purH gene encoding bifunctional phosphoribosylaminoimidazolecarboxamide formyltransferase/IMP cyclohydrolase — translation MPKFKNALVSVSDKTGLVDFLKPLVQEGLRVVSTGGTLKHLKENGIPAIDISEQTGFPEVMDGRVKTLHPRVHMALLSRDGIADDRSLLAKEGLDPFDLLIVNLYPFEAARAKGVKGDELIEFIDIGGPSMLRSAAKNHQRLTVLTDPSDYKWVEEKKWALSLEDRRFLAAKVFSHTSRYDDLIARSLSESVESWNSLNGRLVSELRYGENPHQKAAWYRDPMAKSGLHDAQILHGKALSYNNLLDLDAACAAVTEFRSAAAVAVKHNNPCGVGTDRDIAGAARRAVAADPVSVFGGIIALNRTVDFAAAEAMASIFLECVIAPEFSPEALTRLKAKKDLRILMWPGLAEHQPVRQFKTIAGGYLTQSADRTSDWSDTWKVVGAKGESALTQAVKADLLLAWKVCAHLRSNAIAIASEGQTVGLGMGQVNRVDAVEHAIGRMRKHQPNSVNPVLASDAFFPFSDSMEKIAEAGICLVIQPGGSIRDEEVLARAQALGITTVLTGTRHFRH, via the coding sequence ATGCCAAAATTTAAGAATGCCCTCGTAAGTGTTTCAGATAAAACAGGTCTGGTTGATTTTTTAAAGCCGCTTGTTCAAGAGGGCCTTCGGGTAGTTTCTACTGGCGGGACGCTAAAGCATTTAAAAGAAAATGGGATTCCTGCCATCGATATCTCTGAACAAACGGGGTTTCCCGAAGTGATGGACGGCCGGGTAAAAACCCTCCACCCACGTGTTCACATGGCGCTGCTTTCCCGCGACGGCATTGCCGATGATAGATCGCTTTTGGCCAAAGAGGGCCTGGATCCGTTTGATCTTTTAATCGTAAACCTTTATCCGTTCGAAGCTGCACGCGCAAAGGGCGTGAAAGGTGACGAGCTGATCGAGTTCATTGATATCGGTGGACCAAGCATGCTTCGCTCAGCCGCTAAAAATCATCAGCGCTTGACCGTTTTGACAGATCCTTCCGATTACAAATGGGTAGAAGAAAAAAAGTGGGCCTTAAGCCTCGAGGACCGGCGCTTCTTAGCAGCGAAGGTTTTCTCGCATACTAGCCGCTACGACGACTTAATTGCTCGCTCGCTTTCGGAGTCCGTTGAATCGTGGAACAGCTTGAACGGGCGACTCGTCAGTGAACTTAGGTACGGAGAAAATCCGCACCAGAAAGCTGCCTGGTATCGTGACCCCATGGCCAAATCAGGTCTTCACGATGCCCAGATTCTTCACGGAAAAGCTTTGTCCTACAATAACCTTCTCGATCTCGATGCGGCCTGTGCTGCAGTCACAGAGTTTCGAAGTGCAGCTGCAGTTGCGGTGAAACATAACAATCCTTGTGGCGTTGGGACTGACCGCGATATTGCAGGTGCTGCGCGGAGGGCTGTGGCCGCCGATCCTGTGAGCGTTTTTGGCGGAATCATTGCGCTTAATCGCACCGTAGATTTTGCTGCGGCAGAGGCCATGGCTTCCATTTTTCTTGAGTGTGTAATTGCTCCGGAATTTAGTCCAGAAGCCTTGACCCGGCTCAAGGCAAAAAAAGATTTGCGTATACTTATGTGGCCGGGCCTTGCCGAACACCAACCTGTCAGGCAGTTCAAAACAATTGCTGGTGGCTATCTCACTCAATCGGCCGATCGGACAAGTGATTGGAGCGATACCTGGAAGGTCGTGGGAGCTAAAGGAGAGTCGGCGCTGACTCAGGCCGTGAAAGCCGATTTGTTGCTTGCTTGGAAAGTTTGCGCTCATTTGCGCTCGAACGCGATTGCGATTGCGAGCGAGGGGCAAACCGTTGGTCTTGGAATGGGCCAGGTAAATCGGGTAGATGCTGTCGAGCACGCCATCGGCAGAATGAGAAAACACCAGCCCAACAGTGTGAATCCAGTTCTCGCAAGCGACGCCTTTTTTCCGTTTTCTGATTCCATGGAAAAGATCGCTGAAGCAGGCATTTGTCTTGTGATCCAGCCAGGGGGATCTATTCGTGATGAAGAGGTCTTGGCTCGTGCACAGGCGTTGGGTATCACCACAGTTTTGACCGGCACTCGTCACTTTCGTCATTAG
- a CDS encoding glutathione peroxidase — MAIDLSKYEMRSLSGELIPFKSLEGKVLLIVNVASRCGFTSQYEGLQAIYETFKERGFYVLGFPCNQFGFQEPGSAKEIADFCSSSYRVSFPVFDKVKVNGPDADQIFRDLKKEAPGVLGKAPIAWNFTKFLVDRDGNVVARYNPTRTPESIAPEIEKLL; from the coding sequence ATGGCAATCGATCTTTCCAAGTACGAAATGCGCTCGCTCTCGGGTGAGCTAATCCCGTTTAAGTCCCTTGAAGGAAAGGTTTTGCTGATTGTGAATGTCGCCAGTCGCTGCGGATTTACATCGCAATATGAGGGACTTCAGGCAATCTACGAAACATTTAAAGAGCGCGGCTTTTACGTGTTGGGATTTCCCTGCAACCAGTTTGGATTTCAAGAGCCAGGTTCGGCCAAGGAAATCGCTGATTTCTGCTCGTCCAGCTACCGGGTTAGCTTTCCAGTTTTTGATAAGGTCAAAGTGAACGGCCCAGATGCCGATCAGATTTTTCGTGATTTGAAAAAGGAAGCCCCGGGAGTGTTGGGAAAGGCCCCAATTGCCTGGAATTTTACGAAGTTTTTAGTCGATCGTGATGGCAACGTGGTCGCCAGATACAATCCGACGCGTACTCCCGAATCAATTGCTCCGGAAATTGAAAAGCTGCTTTGA
- a CDS encoding HD domain-containing protein, with translation MITREQKGPFVSELADKQTIESVFLVREKHFGTGKNGKNFLSLQLGDRSGAIDSRIWENAEAAQLIVQTGDVVRVKGAVQTFQGRLQLIVHKVDKMDSAQIEGDLLIAASRRSPDTMMTELDVLVDQLDPGPVRELLLATLIEPEVRKRLRTHPAAKTIHHAYRSGLLEHILSISKLMNQIHAHYSAEGVTLDRSLLVFGAIFHDIGKLWELEGEGPYGYTDRGRLLGHMSIAVELIERKSSEVAEMNERLKDKLKHIILSHHGRLEYGSPKEPMFLEALIVAMVDDFDSKVNAIAHFVENEKASGAEWSRLHPQMNRFFLLR, from the coding sequence ATGATCACACGTGAACAAAAAGGCCCGTTCGTTTCAGAACTTGCCGACAAGCAAACAATTGAATCCGTGTTTCTAGTGCGAGAAAAGCATTTTGGAACCGGTAAAAATGGAAAAAACTTTCTTTCCCTGCAGCTCGGCGACCGAAGCGGCGCGATCGATTCCCGCATTTGGGAAAACGCCGAGGCCGCCCAGCTTATTGTCCAAACCGGCGATGTGGTTCGTGTGAAGGGGGCAGTTCAAACTTTCCAAGGCCGACTGCAATTGATAGTTCACAAAGTAGACAAAATGGACTCAGCGCAGATTGAGGGCGATCTCTTGATCGCTGCAAGCCGCCGCTCACCCGACACGATGATGACAGAACTTGATGTCCTAGTTGATCAGTTGGACCCGGGACCGGTACGCGAGTTATTGCTGGCAACTTTGATCGAACCAGAAGTGCGCAAGCGCTTGCGGACACACCCAGCAGCCAAGACAATTCACCACGCCTATCGTTCCGGACTTTTAGAACACATCTTGTCGATTTCTAAATTGATGAATCAGATTCACGCTCACTATTCCGCTGAGGGCGTCACTTTGGATCGTTCACTTTTAGTCTTTGGTGCCATTTTCCACGACATCGGAAAGTTGTGGGAGCTTGAAGGCGAGGGCCCATATGGGTACACGGATCGAGGTCGTTTGCTTGGTCACATGTCGATCGCCGTCGAATTGATTGAGAGAAAATCCTCCGAAGTTGCCGAGATGAATGAACGCCTTAAAGACAAATTGAAACACATCATTCTCAGTCACCACGGCCGGTTAGAATACGGGTCCCCTAAAGAGCCGATGTTTCTCGAGGCGCTGATCGTGGCAATGGTGGATGATTTTGATAGCAAAGTGAACGCGATCGCTCATTTTGTGGAAAACGAAAAAGCGAGCGGTGCAGAGTGGTCGAGGCTCCATCCGCAAATGAATCGATTTTTTCTTCTCAGATAA
- a CDS encoding serine acetyltransferase translates to MFGNVFDLINAYKRYDPAAKSRLEVFFLYAGPKAIALHRVSHFLYQLRLYFLSRVIAEISRLLTGIEIHPGATIGRRLVIDHGLGVVIGETAFVGDDCIIFHGTTLGGVKFEPVKRHPTVGNRVLIGAGAKVLGPIHLGDDSRIGANVVIMEDVPAGARVSVAPPIISIRKSSPT, encoded by the coding sequence ATGTTCGGTAATGTCTTTGATCTTATCAACGCCTACAAACGTTACGACCCCGCCGCGAAGTCGCGGCTTGAGGTTTTTTTTCTTTATGCCGGGCCCAAGGCGATTGCGCTCCACCGCGTTTCCCATTTTTTATATCAGCTGCGGCTCTATTTTCTGTCTCGGGTCATCGCCGAGATTTCTCGATTGTTGACGGGAATTGAAATTCACCCCGGAGCCACAATCGGGCGCAGGCTTGTCATCGATCACGGCCTCGGTGTTGTGATAGGTGAAACTGCGTTTGTCGGCGACGACTGCATTATTTTTCACGGAACGACTCTTGGTGGCGTGAAGTTTGAACCGGTTAAGCGCCACCCCACAGTAGGAAATCGCGTTCTGATTGGCGCAGGTGCAAAAGTTCTGGGCCCGATTCACCTAGGGGACGACTCTCGAATTGGTGCAAACGTCGTAATTATGGAAGACGTACCAGCAGGTGCTCGGGTTTCTGTTGCCCCGCCGATTATCTCGATTCGTAAGAGCTCACCAACGTGA
- a CDS encoding MFS transporter — MNDQSSERRKISPKVLMKSPLFAIFLIVMVDVLGFTIILPLLPFYAQEYGASPFTVGILAATYAFCQLISGPFLGRISDKYGRRPILMLSQAGTFVGFVLLGVANSLPLIFLSRIIDGVTAGNLTIAQAAIADVTPPEGRAKAFGIIGIAFGLGFIVGPAISAALAPIDVHYPAYVAAALSAISVFATWKLLPESTQTVSSLENAKSPTKLWAYLQRPHMRWLLVEFLLFGFIFAGFTSGFAMFAERRFTYDGKPFGAHEVSLLFTYSGFMGLILQGFLLGRLVKMFGEAKLVWAGFFSMALSYFLLAGADSITLLVIASTIGSFGTGVIRPALTALVSQTARAEEQGAALGATQSLVSIGQVLAPLISGAIIDSSKVNASALAWWAWWLAGLAALGLIVRQFLSNRRTVR, encoded by the coding sequence GTGAACGATCAATCTAGCGAGAGACGCAAGATTTCGCCAAAGGTATTAATGAAGTCGCCGTTGTTTGCGATTTTCTTGATCGTCATGGTCGACGTTTTGGGCTTCACCATTATTCTGCCGCTTTTGCCTTTCTACGCTCAGGAGTACGGTGCGTCGCCATTCACTGTCGGCATTTTGGCCGCGACTTACGCCTTTTGCCAGTTAATCTCGGGACCCTTTCTTGGCAGAATCTCGGATAAATATGGGCGGCGTCCGATTTTGATGCTAAGTCAGGCTGGCACATTTGTTGGCTTCGTGCTTTTAGGAGTCGCGAATTCGCTTCCTTTGATTTTTCTATCGAGAATTATCGATGGTGTAACTGCTGGCAACCTGACAATCGCGCAGGCAGCGATAGCAGATGTGACTCCACCAGAGGGTCGCGCAAAAGCATTTGGCATCATCGGCATCGCGTTTGGGTTGGGGTTTATTGTTGGCCCCGCAATTTCGGCGGCGCTCGCGCCGATCGACGTCCATTACCCAGCTTATGTGGCGGCGGCTCTTTCTGCGATTTCTGTTTTCGCCACGTGGAAGCTTCTTCCAGAATCAACGCAAACAGTGAGTTCCTTGGAAAATGCGAAGTCTCCAACAAAACTTTGGGCCTATTTGCAGCGCCCCCACATGCGTTGGCTGTTGGTTGAATTCCTTCTGTTCGGCTTTATTTTCGCTGGCTTCACATCAGGTTTTGCCATGTTTGCAGAAAGAAGATTCACCTATGACGGGAAGCCTTTTGGTGCCCACGAAGTTTCCTTGTTGTTCACTTACTCGGGATTTATGGGATTGATTCTGCAAGGTTTTTTGTTGGGTCGATTAGTGAAAATGTTTGGTGAAGCGAAGCTGGTGTGGGCCGGCTTTTTTTCGATGGCACTGAGCTATTTTCTGTTGGCCGGCGCCGACTCGATTACGTTGCTTGTGATTGCTAGTACGATTGGCTCTTTTGGGACAGGAGTCATTCGTCCTGCATTGACTGCACTTGTCTCACAAACAGCAAGGGCGGAAGAACAGGGCGCTGCGCTTGGTGCGACACAAAGCTTGGTGTCGATTGGCCAAGTGCTGGCGCCGCTCATTTCCGGTGCGATCATTGATTCGTCGAAGGTGAATGCTTCCGCGCTAGCGTGGTGGGCCTGGTGGTTGGCCGGTCTTGCCGCACTTGGTCTAATCGTGCGGCAGTTCTTATCGAATCGACGCACTGTCAGGTAA
- a CDS encoding trypsin-like serine protease, which produces MRGHAKHLFLIAFLTSFLFAERVLAQTNCTSTLNWSCFESTVAIVGRSSTNQVLSFCSGVAIDPNTIVTAGHCVESLADPSIVEIQIYTDSVVQYDRSPTAIADRLALHLDRLYDRDASYFHHDRGMLKLTSPLSHLAFPKVDRRAARTITQGTTLQRIGFGQRETQGGSSSGRLENRRTWVQSKVYTAMSETFVTEDQFASPGDSGGPLFLFLPGEGLFFVGVHSTLDVRSGLVYSPRIL; this is translated from the coding sequence ATGAGGGGCCACGCAAAGCATCTATTTTTAATTGCCTTCCTAACTTCTTTTCTCTTTGCAGAGCGCGTTCTCGCGCAAACCAACTGTACATCCACCCTCAATTGGTCGTGCTTTGAATCAACGGTGGCAATTGTCGGGCGATCGTCCACGAATCAAGTTCTATCGTTTTGCTCGGGTGTTGCGATTGACCCGAATACCATTGTGACCGCCGGCCATTGCGTCGAATCACTTGCGGATCCGTCGATCGTTGAAATTCAAATTTATACCGACTCGGTGGTGCAGTACGACCGCAGCCCGACGGCAATTGCCGATCGCCTTGCTCTGCATCTGGATCGGCTTTACGACCGCGACGCTTCTTATTTTCATCACGATCGCGGAATGCTGAAGTTAACTTCGCCTTTGTCTCATCTAGCTTTCCCGAAAGTCGATCGTCGGGCGGCGCGCACGATCACGCAAGGCACGACACTTCAGCGAATTGGTTTTGGTCAGCGGGAAACTCAAGGTGGCTCTTCATCTGGGCGCTTGGAAAATCGCAGGACGTGGGTTCAATCGAAAGTTTACACCGCAATGTCGGAAACCTTTGTAACTGAAGATCAATTCGCTTCCCCGGGTGACTCCGGCGGTCCGCTATTTCTTTTTCTTCCTGGGGAAGGTCTGTTTTTCGTTGGCGTGCACTCGACTTTGGATGTTCGGTCTGGGCTCGTCTACTCGCCGCGAATTCTGTGA
- a CDS encoding methyltransferase, with translation MTDTALYLIATPIGDDGDLSPRATRLLLDAELVIGEEFRPLTTLLKRIGRPRKPAENNQADPELEVLNEHSKPDDVRRLADRIEKIARSGRFTALISDCGTPGFCDPGAPLVQELRLRGLRSSTAPGASSLMCLLSLCGQPLTEFVFRGFLPNDREEREQALKALAHEDRPVVVMDTPYRLEKLLGELSRTFPARLATLGCDFTSPSEQVLSGTLQSLAKQWSERPADQRKAEFMILLHAANEPSQNSRRVDEPRPNIQSRVHANEKQTFPRKKKK, from the coding sequence ATGACGGATACAGCTCTTTACTTGATTGCAACTCCGATAGGCGACGACGGCGACCTCAGCCCTCGAGCCACCCGCCTCCTCTTAGACGCTGAACTCGTAATAGGCGAAGAGTTTAGGCCCCTCACGACCTTGTTGAAGCGAATCGGACGTCCGAGAAAGCCTGCGGAAAATAATCAAGCAGATCCCGAGCTTGAAGTTTTAAACGAACATTCGAAACCGGACGATGTTAGGCGCCTCGCAGATCGAATCGAGAAAATCGCCCGGTCAGGAAGGTTCACCGCCCTCATATCTGATTGCGGAACACCCGGCTTTTGCGATCCCGGCGCACCTCTGGTGCAGGAACTTCGCCTAAGAGGTTTGCGATCATCAACTGCCCCTGGTGCCTCGAGCCTGATGTGTCTTTTGAGTCTTTGTGGCCAACCACTTACGGAATTCGTCTTCCGCGGTTTTTTACCCAACGATCGTGAAGAGCGAGAACAGGCTCTAAAAGCGCTGGCACATGAAGATCGCCCGGTCGTAGTCATGGACACGCCCTACCGCTTAGAAAAATTGTTGGGTGAACTGAGCCGGACATTCCCAGCACGTCTGGCAACTTTAGGCTGCGATTTTACTTCGCCGTCCGAGCAAGTGTTGTCGGGAACATTGCAGAGTTTGGCAAAGCAGTGGTCCGAAAGGCCTGCCGATCAGCGAAAAGCCGAGTTCATGATTTTACTTCATGCCGCTAACGAGCCATCACAGAATTCGCGGCGAGTAGACGAGCCCAGACCGAACATCCAAAGTCGAGTGCACGCCAACGAAAAACAGACCTTCCCCAGGAAGAAAAAGAAATAG
- a CDS encoding NUDIX hydrolase, protein MGLDWKTLESKELLAAGLFRLRQDKCELPDGRIMPRYYVMEFPDWVNIVPVTHDGKIVLVEQFRQASGKVHLEIPGGSMDPRSGEDPKRAALRELAEETGFVPDDVRLVGKHYPNPAMQNNAMWTYVGFGCRKLAEPQPDPFEDIRVVQLPVNEVYDKIRSGEIDHSIVVASLLYAMSFLGVR, encoded by the coding sequence ATGGGATTAGATTGGAAAACCTTAGAATCGAAAGAACTTCTCGCTGCCGGACTTTTTCGTTTGCGCCAAGACAAATGTGAACTCCCCGACGGTCGAATAATGCCGCGGTACTATGTCATGGAGTTTCCCGATTGGGTCAATATTGTACCGGTGACTCACGATGGAAAAATCGTCTTGGTTGAACAATTCCGACAAGCGAGCGGAAAAGTTCATTTAGAAATTCCTGGTGGGTCGATGGACCCGCGATCTGGCGAAGATCCAAAGCGGGCAGCGCTTCGCGAACTCGCAGAAGAAACTGGGTTTGTTCCCGATGATGTGAGGTTGGTCGGAAAGCATTATCCGAATCCAGCTATGCAGAACAATGCAATGTGGACCTACGTGGGCTTCGGCTGCAGAAAGTTGGCGGAACCCCAGCCAGATCCCTTTGAAGACATTCGCGTGGTGCAACTGCCCGTGAATGAAGTTTACGATAAAATTAGATCCGGGGAAATCGACCATTCGATTGTGGTGGCATCGCTTCTCTATGCGATGTCCTTTTTGGGAGTGAGATAG
- a CDS encoding MgtC/SapB family protein produces the protein MRAMEILNSMIDLNNFEFVAKVLLAAVCGSVLGFERKLHTRHIGMKTNFLICTGSMLFADLGLELAKSVGGDPARITGQIVTGIGFLGAGAIMRADGANIVGLTSAAVVWVNAAIGAAIGLGFYPEAFYFTLIVLIVMPLLHLFEQKIPKPDFFPDPPDENGDGGANNNGNSGKSKVVGKRVME, from the coding sequence ATGCGTGCAATGGAAATTTTAAACTCGATGATCGACCTCAACAATTTCGAGTTTGTTGCGAAAGTCTTACTTGCAGCAGTTTGCGGTTCGGTACTTGGTTTCGAACGAAAGCTTCACACTCGCCATATCGGTATGAAGACCAATTTTCTGATCTGTACGGGCAGCATGCTCTTCGCAGATCTAGGACTTGAGCTTGCAAAAAGTGTCGGTGGAGATCCAGCCAGGATCACCGGCCAAATCGTTACTGGAATTGGCTTTCTGGGTGCCGGTGCGATTATGCGCGCTGATGGTGCGAACATTGTGGGCCTCACCTCGGCCGCAGTGGTTTGGGTGAACGCGGCGATCGGTGCAGCGATCGGCCTTGGCTTTTACCCCGAAGCTTTCTACTTCACTTTGATCGTGCTCATCGTGATGCCGCTACTTCATCTCTTTGAACAGAAGATTCCCAAGCCCGATTTTTTCCCTGATCCGCCCGATGAAAACGGTGACGGTGGAGCAAACAATAACGGCAACAGCGGCAAGAGCAAAGTCGTAGGTAAACGGGTGATGGAGTAA
- a CDS encoding DUF3592 domain-containing protein, translating to MVKAIRETLENRTSGELALLSGLALVGAVMCTGLSVFSLQKSRIFANSAVAASAEVVEIIKEAVPSETGRPDHIYVPVFQYKVSGTVFERRLVGAPTSYSVGDTTTIYYNPENPAEIRDALKAESTTMASVFGGTAAASWALFAFLLVQSIRAVRHARRELEMRLDGQPIGQGRDLTKTKCIFVALEATTERVQSARLIRLVCKWIHPETGVEHLLRSASFHPTSLPRSLELGMMVSCSVDFDAPNYHEVHWNEFASTGVLRDPTALPRPVSA from the coding sequence GTGGTTAAGGCAATCAGGGAAACTCTGGAAAACAGGACTTCTGGCGAGCTCGCACTGCTATCGGGACTAGCGCTGGTAGGCGCGGTCATGTGCACGGGGCTTTCTGTTTTTTCACTTCAAAAAAGCCGAATTTTCGCAAACTCTGCAGTCGCGGCTTCGGCAGAGGTTGTCGAAATTATCAAAGAGGCTGTGCCGTCTGAAACTGGCCGACCGGATCACATTTATGTTCCCGTTTTTCAATACAAAGTTTCCGGCACCGTCTTCGAGCGCCGGCTGGTTGGTGCGCCGACTAGCTATTCTGTCGGCGATACTACAACCATTTATTATAACCCAGAAAACCCCGCAGAAATCCGCGATGCTTTAAAAGCGGAATCGACGACGATGGCCTCGGTGTTTGGTGGAACCGCTGCTGCAAGCTGGGCTCTGTTCGCGTTTTTACTGGTTCAATCGATTCGTGCGGTTCGGCATGCTAGACGCGAGTTAGAAATGCGGCTCGATGGTCAGCCGATTGGGCAGGGGCGCGACCTAACGAAAACGAAATGTATTTTTGTAGCACTCGAGGCCACTACCGAGCGCGTTCAAAGCGCTCGGCTAATTCGTCTTGTCTGCAAATGGATTCATCCTGAAACTGGAGTCGAGCACCTTTTACGCAGTGCTAGTTTTCACCCCACTTCGCTACCACGCAGTTTAGAACTTGGTATGATGGTTTCTTGCTCTGTGGATTTCGATGCTCCCAACTACCACGAAGTACATTGGAATGAGTTCGCATCTACCGGTGTGCTGCGCGATCCGACTGCACTTCCCCGCCCCGTATCGGCCTAG